From a region of the Thermomicrobium roseum DSM 5159 genome:
- a CDS encoding MFS transporter encodes MTAYDRDNHGWRSYPRGLLVLALATFVLFLARGMVLPFLMIYFAQIVGLGESLAGAGIALSSVVGVVATLALARTIDRSGARRILLLALLAMAAVHATLWLGRSPGLFLCLMSLFGIAINVYWPASDTLATTFLPPERAGEVFGLQRVANALGLGLGGLIGGWLVTGGDPAAYRTSFLVSSAGILCAALLIWWLVPAVHRRSALDRTALRGDWRGLLADRRFLASQLLLLLGVTGFTQFQVSVPPFLREEAGFRERTIGALFAVNTLVVVLAQVPVARWATGRPFGHLFAATGIGWAIAYASFTLAPQTAAAASVGVLVYSLAELLFMPVSGAVVVALSSPYQRARALAFASVVWAIGWGGAAWIAGVLLERQLAHVLWSGTVAVMLGLAVLAARLTAFLGGRPSTEPPVSTGLERES; translated from the coding sequence ATGACCGCGTACGACCGAGACAACCATGGTTGGCGATCCTATCCCCGGGGACTTCTCGTCTTGGCCCTCGCAACCTTCGTCCTGTTTCTCGCGCGGGGTATGGTCCTTCCTTTTCTCATGATCTACTTTGCGCAGATCGTCGGTTTGGGCGAAAGCCTGGCTGGAGCAGGCATCGCCCTCTCGTCCGTCGTCGGCGTCGTCGCGACGCTCGCGCTGGCCAGAACGATCGACCGCTCTGGGGCCCGCCGCATCCTCCTGCTCGCCTTGCTGGCCATGGCCGCTGTCCATGCCACGCTCTGGCTGGGTCGCTCGCCTGGGCTCTTCCTCTGCCTGATGAGCCTGTTCGGTATCGCCATCAACGTCTACTGGCCGGCCTCCGATACGCTGGCGACTACTTTCCTCCCACCGGAACGGGCTGGCGAAGTGTTCGGCCTCCAACGGGTCGCCAACGCGCTCGGCCTCGGTCTCGGCGGCCTGATCGGTGGCTGGCTGGTGACCGGAGGCGACCCGGCTGCCTATCGGACGAGCTTCCTCGTCAGCTCCGCAGGGATCCTCTGCGCCGCGCTGCTCATTTGGTGGTTGGTTCCCGCTGTTCACCGCCGGAGCGCCCTGGACCGGACCGCTTTACGCGGCGATTGGAGAGGACTACTGGCTGATCGCCGCTTTCTGGCAAGCCAGCTTCTGTTGCTGCTCGGCGTCACTGGCTTCACGCAGTTTCAGGTCAGCGTTCCACCCTTCTTACGGGAAGAAGCGGGATTCCGCGAGCGCACGATCGGCGCGCTCTTCGCTGTGAACACCCTAGTGGTCGTCCTCGCACAGGTTCCGGTCGCCCGCTGGGCAACCGGTCGACCCTTTGGACATCTCTTCGCTGCGACCGGTATCGGCTGGGCGATCGCGTACGCATCGTTCACGCTCGCCCCGCAGACAGCCGCCGCTGCCTCCGTCGGAGTGCTCGTCTACTCGCTGGCCGAACTCCTCTTCATGCCGGTCTCGGGAGCAGTCGTCGTAGCCCTCTCGTCACCTTACCAGCGAGCGCGGGCACTGGCGTTTGCGAGCGTCGTTTGGGCTATCGGATGGGGTGGCGCTGCCTGGATCGCCGGAGTTCTCCTGGAGCGTCAGCTCGCGCACGTTCTGTGGAGCGGGACGGTCGCGGTCATGCTCGGCCTGGCCGTCCTCGCCGCGAGGCTCACCGCGTTTCTCGGGGGACGACCTTCGACCGAACCACCAGTCAGCACCGGACTGGAGCGCGAGTCATGA
- a CDS encoding cyclase family protein has product MLVDLTHPFAPDIPMFPGFPQPEILEFRTRAEMAPHYASGTTFVVHRYAFVGNSGTYLDSPFHRWEDGLDLAALPLERVADVPGIVVDVRWQVARGRLAIGAERFEGLQLAGHAVLVCTGWDRYWGTARYLAANPYLTGEAAASLVAAGAMLVGIDSWNIDDVRNRSRPVHSQLLRAGIPIVENLRDLARLRGRRFRFHAAPIPIRSGSAVPVRAYACLSGTEA; this is encoded by the coding sequence ATGCTGGTCGATCTCACTCATCCGTTCGCTCCGGACATTCCCATGTTTCCCGGCTTTCCCCAGCCGGAGATCCTGGAGTTCAGGACACGAGCGGAGATGGCCCCGCACTATGCGAGCGGAACGACCTTCGTGGTGCACCGCTATGCGTTCGTCGGTAACTCCGGGACGTATCTCGACAGCCCGTTCCATCGCTGGGAGGACGGACTCGATCTCGCCGCGCTCCCGCTCGAGCGGGTCGCTGACGTGCCCGGAATCGTCGTCGACGTGCGGTGGCAGGTCGCTCGCGGTCGGCTGGCTATCGGCGCGGAGCGGTTCGAGGGGCTCCAGCTGGCAGGTCATGCTGTCCTGGTCTGTACCGGCTGGGATCGGTATTGGGGAACCGCCCGGTACCTGGCAGCCAACCCGTATCTGACGGGAGAGGCGGCGGCATCGCTGGTCGCGGCGGGTGCGATGCTGGTCGGTATCGACAGTTGGAATATCGACGATGTGCGAAACCGGAGCCGACCGGTGCACAGCCAGCTCTTGCGAGCTGGGATTCCCATCGTGGAGAACCTCCGCGATCTCGCGCGGCTGCGCGGCCGCCGGTTCCGCTTCCACGCCGCGCCTATCCCGATCCGCAGTGGCTCGGCGGTGCCGGTGCGTGCCTATGCCTGCCTCAGTGGGACCGAGGCGTGA
- a CDS encoding NAD(P)/FAD-dependent oxidoreductase, protein MLLTVPEAHTERCSQHPSLSTGYAGRVRSFPLVSCAAVLQLIRVPRGGTNSHLVQAAERAHLTGAERTGWMTTTGEEGMAATAEVVIVGAGIVGASVAYWLTEFGMRDVLVVERRVPASGATGKSGALVRLHYPNPHETQLALESLRFFQEWESRVGTSSPFVRTGFLQVVAPDDEAKLRQNVALHQALGAPVTLLDRAAVAELEPWRELGELTVAAYEPESGYADPIAATLGLLARAEQRGATFWPGTTVTEVLLAGDRVAGVETTRGPIAAPVVVLAPGPWANRLLAPLGLDYQLLPRRVQVVVFRWPLEPAPAHCCGIDTAVGLWYRPEGKTATLVGLEAGVQPADPDHYPETADPSFVAPARAAIARRYPALAEGIVRGGWAGIVMQSPDGRPLFGPIPEYSGLFAFLGDSGTSFKTAPAIGRALAEWIVSGRSSRDLTPFRVARLAEGRPWIDPTDYARPGRTVSR, encoded by the coding sequence GTGCTGTTGACCGTTCCTGAAGCGCACACTGAACGATGCAGCCAGCATCCATCGTTGTCGACTGGCTACGCCGGGCGCGTGCGTTCGTTTCCGCTCGTCAGCTGCGCTGCTGTACTCCAGCTGATTCGTGTCCCGCGCGGAGGCACGAACAGCCATCTCGTCCAGGCCGCGGAGCGTGCGCACTTGACCGGCGCGGAGCGAACTGGTTGGATGACCACGACCGGGGAGGAAGGCATGGCGGCGACTGCTGAGGTGGTGATCGTCGGAGCAGGAATCGTCGGCGCGAGTGTCGCCTACTGGCTGACCGAGTTCGGGATGCGGGATGTGCTCGTCGTCGAGCGCCGCGTTCCCGCTTCTGGGGCAACCGGGAAATCCGGGGCACTGGTGCGGTTGCACTATCCCAACCCGCACGAAACCCAGCTCGCACTCGAAAGTCTCCGTTTCTTCCAGGAATGGGAGAGCCGGGTCGGGACATCCTCGCCCTTCGTCCGCACTGGCTTCCTGCAAGTCGTCGCACCGGATGACGAGGCAAAGCTGCGCCAGAACGTGGCGCTGCACCAGGCGCTGGGTGCTCCCGTGACGCTGCTCGATCGCGCAGCGGTCGCCGAACTCGAGCCGTGGCGCGAGTTGGGTGAGTTGACCGTCGCGGCCTACGAGCCGGAGAGCGGGTATGCCGACCCGATCGCGGCGACACTGGGGTTGCTCGCGCGCGCGGAGCAGCGTGGTGCCACGTTCTGGCCGGGGACGACGGTCACCGAGGTGCTGCTCGCCGGGGATCGAGTCGCTGGCGTCGAGACGACGCGCGGACCGATCGCTGCTCCAGTGGTGGTTCTCGCACCGGGCCCATGGGCCAACCGGCTGCTCGCCCCGCTCGGTCTCGACTATCAGTTGCTACCGCGTCGGGTGCAGGTTGTCGTGTTCCGTTGGCCGCTCGAGCCGGCACCCGCGCATTGTTGCGGGATCGATACGGCTGTTGGCTTGTGGTACCGGCCAGAGGGCAAGACCGCGACGCTGGTCGGCTTGGAAGCGGGTGTTCAGCCGGCTGACCCGGACCACTATCCGGAGACGGCCGATCCGAGCTTCGTCGCGCCCGCCAGGGCAGCGATCGCGCGTCGCTACCCCGCGCTGGCTGAGGGGATCGTGCGCGGAGGCTGGGCGGGTATCGTCATGCAGAGTCCGGACGGGCGGCCACTCTTCGGGCCGATTCCGGAGTATTCTGGCTTGTTCGCGTTTCTCGGTGATTCGGGCACGTCGTTCAAGACCGCTCCCGCGATCGGGCGCGCGTTGGCGGAGTGGATCGTCTCCGGACGCTCGTCGCGCGATCTGACGCCTTTTCGAGTGGCGCGACTGGCGGAGGGGCGCCCCTGGATCGATCCGACCGATTATGCCCGGCCTGGTCGGACGGTCTCCCGCTGA